Proteins found in one Lawsonibacter asaccharolyticus genomic segment:
- a CDS encoding transposase: protein MDIRPRLPEIRGYLIRWKAQVENLICGPSFSAGYKPRFRHMYRRPKGYKQSQLGLSPADAEGDSGSHGYHPG from the coding sequence GTGGATATCCGTCCTAGGCTGCCGGAAATCAGGGGCTACCTGATCCGGTGGAAGGCTCAGGTCGAGAATCTCATCTGTGGTCCCAGTTTCAGCGCTGGGTACAAGCCCAGGTTCCGGCACATGTACCGCCGGCCCAAGGGCTACAAGCAGTCGCAGCTGGGCCTCTCCCCTGCCGATGCTGAGGGAGATTCTGGAAGTCATGGCTACCATCCCGGATAA
- a CDS encoding transposase, whose protein sequence is MDCLLKTQPQDDPVYRFMDKKRAEGKPYLVYMTAGANKFLRIYYGRVKEYLASLEEN, encoded by the coding sequence ATGGACTGCCTACTGAAAACACAGCCCCAGGATGACCCGGTATACCGTTTCATGGACAAGAAACGAGCCGAGGGCAAACCCTATCTGGTTTACATGACAGCCGGCGCCAACAAGTTCCTGCGCATCTATTATGGCAGAGTAAAAGAATATCTGGCATCTCTGGAGGAAAATTAA
- a CDS encoding transposase, whose amino-acid sequence MPTVNRAIKYRIHPSEEQMTQLLQTFGCVRKVFNAAIELQEGLYAAKMGSMSKMDLNNHVNRVMKEDAPYLKEVDKFALTNAVYHVAAGYKNFFEGRAKHPRFKSRKDSKQSYTTNWTNGNIKVIPPEKKGTVRGKVKLPKLGLVDAVIHRVPPEDWVIKSATVSMNNSGQYFVSVLFAYEQEPTPYIPMPNKGRAIGLDYSSPDFYVDSDGNDAGVPHFYRTMEAKLAREQRRLSKMTKGSNNYAKQKIKVDKLHRKIANQRKDFCHKLSRKIANSYDAVCVEDIDLRAMSRSLNLGKSTMDNGFGMFRVFLQYKLERQGKYFVVVDRWFPSSKTCNHCGYINRELQLSDRVWVCPHCGEVILRDPNAAENILEKGLGMLYDLLVPLPIA is encoded by the coding sequence ATGCCCACCGTGAACAGAGCTATAAAGTACCGTATCCACCCCTCCGAGGAGCAGATGACTCAGCTCCTCCAGACCTTTGGCTGTGTCCGGAAGGTATTCAACGCGGCCATCGAACTTCAAGAGGGCCTGTATGCAGCCAAGATGGGCTCTATGTCCAAGATGGATCTCAACAACCATGTTAATCGTGTGATGAAAGAGGACGCCCCATATCTCAAGGAAGTGGACAAGTTCGCTCTGACAAACGCAGTCTACCATGTTGCTGCCGGATACAAGAATTTCTTTGAGGGCCGGGCCAAGCATCCGCGATTCAAGTCCCGCAAGGATAGCAAGCAGTCCTATACCACAAACTGGACCAATGGCAATATCAAGGTCATCCCTCCTGAGAAGAAGGGCACAGTCCGCGGCAAGGTCAAGTTGCCCAAGCTGGGCCTGGTGGATGCCGTCATCCACCGGGTGCCGCCCGAGGACTGGGTGATCAAGAGCGCCACCGTCTCCATGAACAACTCCGGGCAGTATTTTGTCTCCGTGCTCTTTGCCTATGAGCAGGAGCCGACACCCTATATACCGATGCCCAACAAGGGCCGGGCCATCGGGTTGGACTACAGCAGCCCTGATTTCTATGTGGACAGCGATGGCAACGACGCCGGGGTCCCGCATTTCTACCGGACTATGGAGGCAAAGCTGGCCCGCGAGCAACGCCGGCTGTCCAAAATGACAAAGGGCTCCAACAACTACGCCAAGCAAAAAATTAAGGTCGACAAACTCCACCGGAAGATCGCCAATCAGCGCAAGGACTTTTGCCACAAGCTGAGTAGGAAGATAGCCAATTCCTACGACGCAGTGTGCGTGGAAGATATTGATCTGAGGGCGATGTCCCGGTCGCTCAACCTGGGGAAGTCCACCATGGACAATGGCTTCGGCATGTTCAGGGTGTTCCTCCAGTACAAACTGGAGAGGCAGGGCAAATACTTTGTCGTGGTCGACAGGTGGTTCCCCTCCAGCAAGACATGCAACCACTGCGGATATATAAACCGCGAGCTGCAGCTGAGCGACCGTGTGTGGGTTTGTCCGCACTGCGGAGAGGTGATCCTGCGGGATCCCAACGCAGCCGAAAATATCCTGGAGAAGGGGCTCGGCATGCTCTATGACTTGCTGGTGCCGCTGCCGATAGCGTAG
- a CDS encoding helicase RecD/TraA: METIECRVAKVVFRSAENGFTILSCITDHDYITITGPMADVQPGVTLTVEGEWKTHPKYGRQMEADHWTCKTPQDLDGIELYLTNFCKGIGRKYAHKIVQAFGPNTIETLDKHPEKLSLIRGIGKGRLKKIQESWKKHKAIQDVMIFLQGHGVTPGYAARIYSHYGEDSIAVITKNPYQLADEVRGIGFQMADHLASSLGIDKDSYVRIRSGVLFTLNQVSNDGHVYARRDQLVHKAIQLLDVDEVKLQATIDEMLKVGEIVKEGTAAIYLPQLRYCEIGIAGNLDRLMTKPKGLKAEVAKIEAKLKISYDPLQADAIMSAMNAQVMVLTGGPGTGKTTVTRGIIEAFLQNKLKVALAAPTGRAAKRMQEATGMEAKTIHRLLEYRPDDGFLCDQANPLDAQAVIVDESSMIDTFLMNALLRALKTGTRVILIGDIDQLPSVGAGNVLRDIIDSEMVPTVRLTKIFRQALTSKIIENCHRVNEGQMPDIRVKKDSDFFFIRAENKDDIPRLIEELVSKRLPNTYEVDPLDIQVLCPQKTSDIGTVALNKRLQAALSDSKIFVQYGDTMFKIGDKVMQMQNNYDKNVFNGDVGNILSINREDDEIIIVFDGMPVTYSTSDLGDISLAYAATVHKSQGSEYPIVVMPIHNTNHIMLERHLVYTGFSRAKKLLVVVGSEAALQYAVQHEVTTKRNTMLKERLRGEVGDESLLAEA; encoded by the coding sequence ATGGAAACAATCGAATGCAGAGTCGCCAAGGTCGTCTTTCGCAGTGCTGAGAATGGCTTTACCATCCTCAGTTGCATCACCGACCACGATTATATCACCATCACTGGTCCTATGGCTGATGTGCAGCCGGGCGTCACTCTCACTGTTGAGGGAGAGTGGAAGACGCATCCCAAGTATGGCCGCCAGATGGAGGCTGACCACTGGACCTGCAAGACGCCGCAGGACCTTGATGGCATTGAGCTTTACCTGACCAATTTCTGCAAAGGTATCGGCCGGAAATACGCCCATAAGATCGTCCAGGCGTTTGGCCCCAATACGATCGAGACTCTGGACAAGCATCCCGAGAAACTGTCTCTCATCCGCGGTATCGGCAAGGGCCGGCTGAAGAAGATCCAGGAGAGCTGGAAGAAACACAAGGCCATCCAGGATGTGATGATCTTCCTCCAGGGCCACGGCGTCACACCTGGCTATGCGGCCCGTATCTATTCCCACTATGGCGAGGATAGTATTGCCGTCATCACCAAGAACCCCTACCAGCTTGCCGATGAGGTGCGCGGTATTGGCTTCCAGATGGCTGACCATCTGGCCAGCAGCCTTGGGATCGATAAGGACAGCTATGTCCGCATCCGCAGCGGCGTCCTGTTCACCTTGAACCAAGTGAGCAACGACGGCCATGTTTATGCCCGGAGGGACCAGCTGGTCCACAAGGCTATCCAGCTGCTGGATGTGGATGAGGTGAAGCTCCAGGCGACTATCGACGAGATGCTGAAGGTGGGCGAGATCGTCAAAGAGGGGACGGCCGCCATCTATCTGCCCCAGCTTCGGTACTGCGAAATCGGTATTGCCGGCAATCTTGACCGGCTAATGACCAAGCCCAAGGGGCTGAAGGCTGAGGTTGCCAAGATCGAGGCCAAGCTGAAGATCTCCTATGATCCGCTCCAGGCTGACGCCATTATGAGCGCCATGAACGCTCAGGTGATGGTGCTTACGGGCGGACCGGGCACTGGCAAAACGACCGTGACCCGGGGCATCATCGAGGCGTTCCTGCAGAACAAGCTCAAGGTGGCTCTGGCGGCTCCTACCGGCCGGGCGGCCAAGCGGATGCAGGAGGCCACGGGGATGGAGGCCAAGACTATCCACCGGCTCCTGGAGTATCGTCCTGACGATGGGTTTCTCTGCGACCAGGCCAATCCCCTGGACGCCCAGGCGGTCATCGTGGATGAGTCGTCCATGATCGATACATTCCTTATGAACGCCCTGCTCCGGGCCCTGAAAACGGGCACCCGGGTCATCCTGATCGGCGACATCGACCAGCTGCCCTCTGTGGGCGCCGGTAATGTACTGCGGGACATCATCGACTCAGAGATGGTGCCAACTGTGCGGCTGACCAAGATTTTTCGGCAGGCGCTTACCAGTAAAATCATTGAAAACTGCCATCGCGTTAACGAGGGGCAGATGCCTGATATCCGGGTGAAGAAGGACTCTGATTTCTTCTTTATCCGGGCTGAGAACAAGGATGATATTCCGCGGCTCATCGAGGAGCTGGTAAGTAAGCGGCTGCCCAATACCTATGAGGTGGACCCGCTCGACATCCAGGTGCTGTGCCCGCAGAAAACCTCCGATATTGGCACCGTCGCCCTCAACAAGCGGCTCCAGGCGGCGCTGAGTGACTCCAAGATTTTTGTCCAGTATGGCGATACGATGTTCAAGATCGGCGACAAGGTCATGCAGATGCAGAACAACTACGATAAGAATGTCTTCAATGGGGATGTTGGCAATATCCTATCTATCAACCGGGAGGACGATGAGATCATCATTGTCTTTGATGGCATGCCAGTCACCTACTCGACCTCCGATTTGGGCGATATCTCGCTGGCGTATGCGGCGACTGTCCATAAATCGCAAGGGTCAGAATACCCGATTGTGGTCATGCCCATCCATAATACCAATCACATTATGCTGGAGCGGCATCTAGTCTATACAGGGTTCTCCCGGGCCAAGAAACTGTTGGTGGTGGTTGGCTCGGAGGCAGCCCTGCAGTACGCAGTGCAGCATGAAGTGACGACCAAGCGTAATACGATGCTGAAGGAACGGCTGCGGGGAGAAGTGGGGGATGAGTCCTTGTTAGCCGAAGCGTGA
- a CDS encoding DNA ligase, translating to MENKINRMKELLAIMKKEELAYYLNDDPIVSDREWDSQFDELAALEKETGIIYASSPTQKVGGGILPSLPKVIHSKPMLSAAKTKSTEDIDKFAGKGPGDCMVSWKLDGLTLVIRYANGNLERVITRGDGNIGEDVTHNCASILGIPQHIPCMGDVEVRGECVVSWAGFDEVNKHVDEPYAHPRGLAAGSVRLLNQRESAPRELQFVAFELVQPFLSTVENSYAFLAEQGFSVVPHLLTKTPGQVIDDKLFDVKTFPLPADGLIVEYNDKVFGKSLGATGHHENCRIAFKWEDATHKTKFLGVRIRPTRSGILSLTALFTPVMIDGSKVQKATLHNVDIFRKLQLGVGDELEVYKANMIIPAVAKNNTKSGTYKLPDTCPCCGGKTVVEQRGETNYLVCTNPRCSAKRVRQFEHFCARTYMEVPNMAGATLEALVDEGFIKTFADIYHLDRYKDQIIALDGFGKRSYEKIQEGVEVSRDAAFSSFLAAFGAPLIGRHIGKLLEKQFGTLDALLQAVDNGFDFASLEGMGPKKAANLVAWLKDPESRQEVLDVAKEVRFKAAPKAAATNNPFNGKTVVATGSLQHFTRDGINKKLEELGAKAGSSVSKKTDYVIAGPGAGSKLAKAQSLGVPVLTEQEFLDMIGGI from the coding sequence ATGGAGAACAAGATCAATCGCATGAAGGAACTGTTGGCCATCATGAAGAAAGAGGAGTTGGCCTACTACCTCAATGACGATCCGATCGTCAGCGACCGGGAGTGGGACTCCCAATTCGACGAGCTGGCTGCCCTGGAGAAGGAGACTGGCATCATCTATGCCTCCTCCCCTACCCAAAAAGTTGGCGGAGGCATCCTGCCCAGCCTGCCTAAAGTCATCCACTCCAAGCCGATGCTGTCGGCGGCCAAGACAAAGAGCACTGAGGACATCGATAAGTTTGCAGGCAAGGGTCCTGGTGATTGCATGGTCAGTTGGAAATTGGACGGACTCACCCTGGTCATCCGCTACGCCAACGGCAATCTGGAGCGTGTCATCACCCGCGGCGACGGCAATATTGGCGAGGATGTGACCCACAACTGCGCCTCCATCCTGGGCATCCCCCAGCACATCCCCTGCATGGGCGATGTGGAGGTTCGTGGCGAGTGCGTCGTCTCTTGGGCTGGTTTTGATGAGGTCAATAAGCATGTGGATGAGCCCTATGCCCATCCACGCGGCCTGGCTGCCGGCTCTGTCCGGCTGCTAAACCAGCGTGAGTCGGCTCCCCGCGAGCTGCAGTTTGTGGCCTTTGAGCTGGTGCAGCCCTTCCTGAGCACAGTTGAGAACAGCTATGCTTTCCTGGCTGAGCAGGGGTTCTCGGTCGTTCCGCACTTGCTCACCAAGACGCCCGGCCAGGTGATCGATGATAAGCTCTTTGATGTCAAGACCTTTCCACTCCCCGCTGACGGGCTAATCGTTGAATACAACGACAAGGTCTTCGGCAAGAGTCTGGGGGCCACCGGCCACCATGAGAACTGCCGCATCGCCTTCAAATGGGAGGACGCCACCCATAAGACCAAGTTCCTGGGTGTGCGCATTCGGCCGACCCGCAGCGGCATCCTGAGCCTAACGGCCCTGTTTACGCCGGTCATGATCGACGGCTCCAAGGTTCAGAAGGCCACCCTGCACAATGTGGACATCTTCCGCAAGCTGCAGCTGGGCGTCGGCGATGAGCTGGAGGTCTACAAAGCCAACATGATCATCCCAGCTGTGGCCAAGAACAACACCAAGTCTGGTACCTACAAGCTGCCTGACACCTGCCCCTGCTGCGGCGGCAAGACCGTAGTGGAGCAGCGTGGAGAGACTAACTATCTGGTTTGCACCAACCCCCGGTGCTCGGCCAAGCGCGTCCGCCAGTTCGAGCATTTCTGCGCCCGGACCTACATGGAGGTACCCAATATGGCCGGCGCCACTCTGGAAGCACTGGTGGATGAGGGTTTCATCAAGACCTTCGCCGACATCTACCATCTGGACCGCTATAAGGACCAGATCATTGCCCTGGACGGGTTCGGCAAGCGCTCCTACGAGAAGATTCAGGAGGGTGTGGAGGTCAGCCGCGACGCGGCCTTTTCTTCCTTCCTGGCTGCTTTCGGTGCGCCGCTCATCGGCCGCCATATCGGCAAGCTGCTGGAGAAACAGTTTGGCACCCTGGATGCGCTGCTCCAGGCTGTGGACAATGGCTTCGACTTTGCCTCTTTGGAGGGCATGGGGCCCAAGAAGGCTGCCAACCTGGTCGCCTGGCTGAAGGATCCTGAGAGCCGCCAGGAGGTTCTGGATGTGGCCAAGGAGGTACGGTTCAAGGCAGCCCCCAAAGCGGCTGCCACGAACAACCCCTTCAATGGCAAGACGGTGGTGGCTACCGGCTCTCTGCAGCACTTCACCCGCGATGGCATCAACAAGAAGCTGGAGGAGCTGGGTGCCAAGGCTGGTTCTTCGGTGTCCAAGAAGACCGATTATGTCATTGCCGGGCCTGGCGCCGGCAGCAAACTGGCGAAGGCCCAGTCTCTGGGAGTGCCGGTGTTGACGGAGCAGGAGTTTTTGGACATGATTGGAGGGATCTAA
- a CDS encoding transposase, translated as MNNVAGIDVSKGKSMVSVLRPFGEVVAKPFSIGHTGSELKELADYLKSLDGETRVVMEHTGRYYEPVARFLHEEGVFVSAVNPKLIKDYGNNTLRKVKTDKADARKIARYGLDNWAELRQHTPMDTIRMQLKTLNRQQSLYAKTKTMMKNNLIALLDQTYPGVNALFDSPVREDGSQKWVDFATAFWHVDCVRNMSLTAFAERYRKWCKRHGYNFSQSKAVEVHTGAQDLIAMLPKDALTKTMVRQAIDALNAVSASLERLKAEMQALAAQLPEYPVVMAMHGVGDSLGLSLWRSLGMWPGLPTETPLPLLRALTLALTSPALTRLRAQGFPKAGRRSCAAPYSWLWTAY; from the coding sequence ATGAACAATGTGGCAGGGATCGATGTTTCCAAAGGAAAGAGCATGGTATCCGTTCTCCGCCCTTTTGGAGAAGTGGTAGCAAAACCATTTTCTATTGGTCACACCGGCAGTGAACTCAAGGAGCTGGCAGACTACTTGAAAAGCCTGGACGGTGAGACACGAGTAGTCATGGAGCATACCGGACGGTACTATGAGCCGGTAGCCCGTTTTCTTCATGAGGAGGGCGTCTTTGTCAGCGCAGTCAATCCGAAGCTTATCAAAGACTACGGGAACAACACCCTGCGAAAAGTGAAAACAGACAAGGCAGATGCCCGGAAGATTGCCCGCTATGGGCTTGACAACTGGGCAGAATTGCGCCAACATACACCCATGGATACGATTCGAATGCAACTGAAAACGCTGAACCGGCAGCAGAGTCTATACGCTAAGACTAAGACGATGATGAAAAACAACCTCATCGCCCTTCTTGACCAGACCTATCCCGGCGTCAACGCCCTATTTGACAGCCCTGTCCGTGAGGACGGCAGCCAGAAGTGGGTGGACTTTGCCACGGCCTTTTGGCATGTGGACTGTGTGCGAAACATGAGCCTCACTGCCTTTGCCGAGCGTTACCGTAAGTGGTGTAAACGGCATGGCTACAACTTCAGCCAGAGCAAAGCCGTTGAGGTCCACACCGGAGCACAGGACCTGATTGCCATGCTCCCCAAGGACGCTCTGACCAAAACCATGGTCCGGCAGGCCATTGATGCGCTGAACGCCGTCTCTGCCTCTCTGGAACGGCTCAAGGCTGAAATGCAGGCCCTGGCAGCCCAGCTCCCGGAATACCCTGTGGTCATGGCCATGCACGGTGTAGGCGATTCTCTCGGCCTCAGCTTATGGCGGAGCTTGGGGATGTGGCCCGGTTTACCCACCGAAACGCCATTACCGCTTTTGCGGGCGTTGACCCTGGCGCTGACCAGTCCGGCACTCACGAGGCTAAGAGCACAAGGGTTTCCAAAAGCGGGCCGCCGGAGCTGCGCCGCGCCTTATTCCTGGTTATGGACTGCCTACTGA
- a CDS encoding integrase core domain protein → MALRESRGRVAENQRIAQLVQEIHRDSPDKGYRRIRDDLDKYYHTPVNDKRTLRICRCLGIQSAVKHAPHGCTRVASSPRQLAENVLNRQFYADRPNEKWLTDVTEFHYYTGNTMCKLYLSAILDLCDRRIVSFIIRDTNDAALVHRTLDQALETNPGAHPLLHSDRGSAYTTQIFHDKLAAAGITQSMSRVGKCIDNGPMEGFWGILKRERYYGRRFTSREQLVKMIQEYITYYNFHRLQRGLGVRTPMEVHDCLSAA, encoded by the coding sequence GTGGCGCTCCGGGAAAGCCGGGGCCGCGTCGCCGAGAATCAGCGCATCGCCCAGTTGGTGCAGGAGATCCACCGGGATAGCCCGGACAAGGGATACCGCCGCATTCGGGACGATTTGGACAAGTATTACCATACGCCAGTCAACGATAAGCGGACGCTGCGTATCTGCCGCTGCCTTGGGATTCAATCTGCGGTAAAACATGCCCCACATGGCTGCACTCGGGTGGCATCCTCTCCCCGGCAGCTGGCAGAGAATGTACTGAACCGCCAATTTTACGCCGACCGCCCCAACGAAAAGTGGCTCACCGATGTGACGGAGTTTCACTACTATACGGGAAATACCATGTGCAAGCTCTACCTGAGCGCCATCCTGGATCTGTGTGACCGAAGGATCGTCTCCTTTATCATCCGGGACACCAACGACGCTGCCTTGGTCCATCGCACTCTGGATCAGGCATTGGAGACCAATCCCGGCGCCCACCCTCTGCTCCACAGCGACCGGGGCAGCGCCTATACTACCCAGATCTTCCATGACAAGCTGGCTGCAGCTGGCATTACACAGAGTATGTCCCGGGTGGGAAAGTGCATTGACAACGGCCCCATGGAGGGCTTCTGGGGCATCCTCAAGCGGGAGCGCTACTATGGCAGGCGGTTCACCAGCCGGGAGCAGTTGGTCAAGATGATCCAGGAGTACATCACCTATTACAACTTCCACCGCCTCCAGCGCGGCCTGGGTGTGCGGACCCCTATGGAGGTCCATGACTGCCTGTCGGCCGCGTAG
- a CDS encoding guanylate kinase codes for MNIGRKLTIALDWDNVLAPCTELACQKMTQRGTPVSVEDVTLYSFANFHKELADGLMAIFKEPDFFDSQVLYPGAAEMVEELLAAGHEVVIASAMPPEQMGIRGKQICSLLPGIKESNVMLGSRKDLLHVDFLLDDADYNITSSPAKYPVLFTRPWNKSMEGFLRAGSYAEFIKLVEAVSLAPTVEPIKLGSAGHPGMICLVGPSASGKSFICDELVKNPLFRKVKALTTRPPRG; via the coding sequence ATGAACATCGGACGAAAGCTGACGATCGCCCTTGACTGGGACAATGTGCTGGCTCCCTGTACGGAGTTGGCCTGTCAGAAGATGACCCAGCGCGGAACTCCGGTCAGCGTGGAGGATGTGACCCTCTACTCGTTTGCCAACTTCCACAAGGAGCTGGCTGATGGCCTCATGGCCATTTTCAAGGAGCCTGACTTCTTCGACTCCCAGGTCCTGTACCCGGGCGCCGCTGAGATGGTGGAGGAGCTGCTGGCAGCCGGCCATGAAGTGGTCATTGCTTCAGCAATGCCGCCTGAGCAAATGGGGATCCGCGGCAAGCAGATCTGCTCACTGCTTCCGGGCATCAAGGAGTCCAATGTGATGCTGGGCAGCCGCAAAGACCTGCTGCATGTGGATTTCCTGCTGGATGATGCCGACTACAACATCACCAGCAGCCCGGCTAAGTACCCAGTTCTCTTTACCCGTCCCTGGAACAAGTCCATGGAGGGCTTCCTGCGGGCCGGCAGCTATGCGGAGTTCATCAAGCTGGTGGAAGCTGTTTCGCTGGCCCCTACCGTCGAGCCCATCAAACTGGGTTCGGCCGGCCACCCAGGTATGATCTGCCTGGTTGGGCCTTCGGCGTCCGGCAAATCTTTTATCTGCGATGAGCTGGTGAAGAACCCACTGTTTCGCAAGGTCAAGGCTCTGACGACCCGCCCGCCCCGGGGATGA